The following are encoded together in the Parabacteroides chongii genome:
- a CDS encoding SusC/RagA family TonB-linked outer membrane protein, translating to MKLTTGFLLLCSAFAFANPANSQNAKVSLNKQQAHLSEVLEAIESQTDYLFISNRNIDLKQNVSVNVSDVSVREVLETILKNTGLTFKLEGVNIVLSKRDEDASAQATQQDRKITGTVVDQTGYPVIGANVVVKGTTNGTVTDLDGKFSLEVPAGAVLSITYIGYVEQEMKVGNESALAVVLKEDSQALDEVVVVGYGTQKKVNVIGSIAMVGAEKLENRATSSVVSALTGQMPGVTITQPGGRPGDNTGTIRVRGVGSFGATPDALVLIDGIPGNMTDINPNDIESVSVLKDASTAAIYGARAANGVVLVTTKLGREQKVAISYNGYVGFNRATELPQYVDSWDYARLLNQAEGITRFTDAEIQAMRDGSQPDRWANEKFVDDIFSGNGIQTGHDISVTGGNDRSQYFTSFGYLSQDGIVPGNNYSRYTARVNLTSNLTDNLKMTVRMRGDHATTKEPGTAGAIDGDGMLLLIQQGLRFPGYRPSMLSDGTWGPGVKNFGTPKAWLASESFSEKPVKRFNATVSLDYEPIKGLKLTATGAYNFTNAQEKDYKATLPVNIDGTINTLGPSKLKEKNTNTEYKSFQATANYVKTFNELHNLDVLVGYSWEDERERDLEAGRQNFPNNNYPYLTVGSPDVQTNTGGGKDWVIQSVFGRAQYNYAERYLAEVTMRYDGSSRFPSDSRYAFFPSGAIGWRISEENFMKENEKLSFISNLKLKASVGILGNNNIGNYAYHSVYVLGNEYNYPLGGVIQQGAQLVNYTDPKLKWETTRTVDAGFESILWNGLLSANISYFHRYTYDILFKPNASASSIFGLNMSEVNTGEALNHGWEFEVGHRNTIGEFSYGVNANFSIINNEVKSLGVGNVDQPNGMVGNGSNLFVGYPMQMYYGYLTDGVFTDQADIDAWFAHTDQSAFGRNQANTKPGDIRYKDISGPDGVPDGKVDATYDRVYLGSRIPKYTFGVSLNAAYKGFDLNLFLQGVAGVKGMLNNYSAWAFFSEGNVQKWQMEEAFDPENPNRYAKYPRLENIGTAGGHNTQTSDYWVRNASYLRVKNIQLGYTLPKKLLQNSVISSLRIYAAAENPFTFHSYPDGWDPEINSAKDDAYSGGQFYPVLRNFTFGVNLKF from the coding sequence ATGAAGTTAACGACAGGTTTTTTGTTATTATGTTCAGCTTTTGCGTTTGCTAATCCGGCAAACTCCCAAAATGCAAAAGTCAGTTTGAACAAGCAACAGGCTCATTTGAGCGAAGTTCTTGAAGCTATCGAAAGTCAAACAGACTATCTGTTTATTTCAAATCGAAACATCGATTTGAAACAGAATGTATCAGTGAATGTGTCGGATGTTTCTGTCCGTGAAGTCTTAGAAACTATTTTGAAAAATACAGGGTTGACCTTTAAGTTGGAGGGCGTGAATATCGTTTTATCCAAAAGAGATGAGGATGCTTCCGCGCAAGCAACCCAACAGGATCGTAAGATCACCGGAACTGTTGTCGACCAGACCGGATATCCTGTGATCGGGGCGAATGTAGTTGTAAAGGGAACAACGAACGGAACGGTAACGGATCTGGACGGAAAGTTTAGCCTTGAAGTTCCGGCCGGAGCTGTTTTATCCATTACTTATATAGGTTATGTAGAGCAGGAAATGAAAGTAGGCAATGAATCTGCATTGGCCGTTGTTCTGAAAGAAGATTCCCAAGCATTGGATGAAGTCGTAGTTGTTGGATACGGTACACAGAAAAAGGTGAATGTGATCGGTTCTATTGCGATGGTAGGTGCTGAAAAGCTGGAGAATCGTGCGACTTCTTCTGTCGTTTCCGCATTGACCGGTCAGATGCCGGGTGTAACGATTACTCAGCCGGGAGGACGTCCGGGCGATAATACAGGTACGATTCGTGTACGTGGTGTCGGTTCTTTTGGTGCGACACCGGATGCATTGGTATTGATCGATGGTATTCCCGGTAATATGACAGACATCAATCCGAATGATATTGAATCGGTTTCTGTCCTGAAAGATGCTTCTACGGCTGCGATCTATGGAGCACGTGCGGCGAATGGCGTTGTGTTGGTGACGACTAAGCTGGGTAGAGAACAGAAAGTTGCGATCTCCTACAATGGTTATGTCGGTTTTAACCGGGCAACGGAACTGCCTCAATATGTAGATTCATGGGATTATGCCCGCTTGTTGAATCAGGCTGAAGGTATTACCCGCTTTACCGATGCAGAAATCCAGGCCATGCGTGACGGTAGCCAGCCGGACCGTTGGGCTAATGAGAAGTTTGTCGATGATATTTTCTCCGGAAACGGTATTCAAACCGGTCATGATATATCTGTTACGGGCGGTAACGATCGCAGCCAGTATTTTACCTCATTCGGCTATTTGAGTCAGGATGGTATTGTTCCGGGGAATAACTATTCCCGATATACGGCTCGTGTAAACCTGACATCCAATTTGACTGATAATCTGAAAATGACGGTCCGCATGCGTGGTGATCATGCAACGACCAAAGAGCCGGGTACGGCAGGTGCAATCGATGGCGACGGAATGTTGTTGCTGATCCAGCAGGGATTACGTTTTCCTGGATATCGTCCCTCCATGCTTAGCGACGGGACCTGGGGGCCGGGTGTTAAAAACTTTGGTACTCCGAAAGCCTGGCTGGCTTCCGAATCTTTTTCGGAAAAACCCGTTAAACGCTTTAACGCTACTGTCAGTTTGGATTATGAACCGATAAAAGGGTTGAAGTTGACTGCTACCGGTGCATATAATTTTACGAATGCACAGGAGAAAGATTATAAAGCAACTCTTCCGGTGAATATCGATGGGACGATCAATACGTTAGGCCCGTCTAAATTGAAGGAGAAGAACACCAATACGGAATATAAGTCATTCCAGGCGACAGCTAATTATGTGAAGACTTTTAATGAACTGCATAACCTGGATGTATTGGTCGGTTATTCCTGGGAAGACGAAAGAGAACGTGACCTGGAAGCAGGACGTCAGAACTTCCCGAATAACAACTATCCGTATCTGACGGTTGGTTCGCCGGATGTACAGACGAATACCGGCGGTGGTAAAGATTGGGTGATCCAGTCTGTTTTCGGACGTGCTCAATATAACTATGCGGAACGTTATCTGGCAGAAGTAACCATGCGTTATGACGGTTCTTCGCGTTTTCCGTCGGATTCCCGTTATGCATTTTTCCCTTCGGGGGCTATTGGCTGGCGTATTTCGGAAGAAAACTTCATGAAGGAAAATGAAAAACTATCGTTCATTAGCAACCTGAAGTTGAAAGCTTCTGTCGGTATCCTGGGTAATAATAATATAGGTAATTATGCTTACCATTCTGTGTATGTGCTGGGTAATGAATATAACTATCCGCTTGGAGGTGTTATACAGCAAGGGGCACAATTGGTCAACTATACGGATCCTAAACTGAAATGGGAAACAACACGTACGGTCGATGCCGGTTTCGAGTCTATTTTGTGGAATGGCTTGCTGAGTGCCAATATCTCTTATTTCCATCGTTATACATACGATATTTTGTTTAAGCCGAATGCCAGTGCTTCTTCCATTTTCGGACTTAATATGAGCGAAGTCAATACCGGTGAAGCGCTCAATCATGGTTGGGAGTTTGAAGTAGGACACAGGAATACGATCGGCGAGTTCAGTTACGGCGTAAATGCTAATTTCAGTATTATCAATAACGAAGTGAAATCACTGGGAGTGGGTAATGTGGACCAGCCGAATGGTATGGTTGGTAACGGTTCTAATCTGTTCGTAGGCTATCCGATGCAAATGTATTACGGTTATCTGACTGATGGCGTATTCACGGACCAGGCTGATATCGATGCATGGTTTGCCCATACGGACCAGTCTGCTTTCGGTAGAAACCAGGCAAATACGAAGCCGGGTGATATCCGTTACAAAGATATTTCCGGTCCGGACGGTGTTCCTGATGGAAAAGTGGATGCTACCTATGACCGTGTTTATCTGGGTTCCAGAATCCCGAAATATACATTTGGTGTTTCATTGAATGCTGCTTATAAGGGTTTTGACCTGAATCTTTTCTTACAGGGCGTTGCCGGTGTGAAAGGTATGTTGAATAATTATTCTGCCTGGGCATTCTTCTCTGAAGGTAATGTACAGAAATGGCAGATGGAAGAAGCTTTCGATCCGGAAAATCCGAATCGTTATGCGAAGTATCCGCGTCTGGAAAATATCGGAACTGCAGGCGGACATAATACACAGACATCCGACTATTGGGTTCGTAATGCTTCTTATCTGCGTGTCAAAAATATACAGTTGGGATATACGCTCCCGAAGAAGTTGTTGCAAAATTCGGTGATTTCAAGTTTACGCATTTATGCGGCTGCAGAAAACCCATTTACATTCCATAGTTATCCGGATGGCTGGGATCCTGAAATTAACTCGGCTAAAGACGATGCCTATAGTGGTGGACAATTCTATCCTGTCTTGCGTAATTTTACATTTGGCGTGAATCTTAAATTTTAA
- a CDS encoding FecR family protein, whose protein sequence is MDRHILTRYFLGQSPEAEKEDIRQWLESDEANRQVFISERIRFDASLLVDEQALTRKKYFHLSPRVIRYVGIVASVLFLLGGFYTYDTYRNEQLLHAVQTVHVPVGNRTNIILPDGTSVWLNANTTLRYPIAFSSKNREIILDGEAYFEVVKDKKPFIVKTDKYNVEVLGTTFNVEAYADKPAFRTMLYNGKVKLYNSTDPETVFLSPGQTAQLVGGRLEVSSTTDGNSCRWKDGLIYIENKSFDAVMELFEKFYDVRIVVNNQKVGDLGYNGKLRISDGVDHALRVLQNDFPFTYKRDEETNIIYIN, encoded by the coding sequence ATGGATCGACATATATTGACACGTTACTTTTTAGGACAAAGCCCGGAGGCTGAAAAAGAAGATATACGACAATGGCTGGAAAGCGATGAAGCCAATCGTCAGGTTTTTATCAGCGAAAGGATTCGGTTCGATGCTTCTTTGTTGGTAGACGAACAGGCATTGACCCGTAAAAAGTATTTTCATCTTTCTCCGCGGGTCATCCGTTATGTGGGGATTGTTGCATCGGTGTTGTTTTTGCTGGGAGGTTTCTATACTTATGACACTTATCGGAACGAACAACTGCTGCATGCAGTCCAGACAGTGCATGTTCCTGTCGGTAACCGGACAAACATAATATTGCCGGATGGTACGAGTGTTTGGTTGAATGCCAATACGACTTTGCGTTATCCCATCGCATTCTCTTCTAAAAACAGAGAAATCATATTGGATGGGGAAGCTTATTTTGAGGTGGTGAAAGACAAGAAACCTTTCATTGTAAAAACAGATAAATATAATGTAGAGGTGTTGGGTACGACTTTCAATGTAGAAGCCTATGCCGATAAGCCGGCATTCAGGACAATGCTTTACAACGGAAAAGTGAAACTATATAATTCGACAGATCCCGAAACCGTTTTTCTCTCGCCCGGACAAACGGCTCAGTTGGTGGGAGGCCGCCTGGAAGTCTCTTCTACAACCGACGGGAATAGTTGCCGTTGGAAAGACGGTCTGATTTATATTGAGAATAAATCGTTTGATGCTGTTATGGAATTGTTTGAGAAATTTTACGATGTCAGGATTGTGGTAAATAACCAGAAAGTCGGTGATCTCGGATATAATGGGAAGCTGCGTATTTCGGATGGAGTGGACCATGCCTTACGTGTGTTGCAGAACGATTTCCCATTCACCTATAAGCGTGATGAAGAAACTAACATTATATATATTAACTAA
- a CDS encoding RNA polymerase sigma-70 factor, whose product MNFATFYNTYHQRFVRYAYYYVNDEPTAEDMTHDALLYYWENRHKLAADMDVLGYILQSVKNKCLNYLKHVQVEWEYSKNYANLYDWEIDMRIQTLESESYATIFTKDILKIVEDSLAELPEQTREIFLLNRLKNKSRKEIAQLLGVSQQKIDYHINKANDHLKHRLKDYVPFLLLFFN is encoded by the coding sequence ATGAACTTTGCAACGTTTTACAATACGTATCATCAGCGTTTTGTACGGTATGCCTATTATTATGTGAATGATGAACCGACAGCTGAAGACATGACCCATGATGCATTGCTTTATTATTGGGAAAATCGGCATAAGCTGGCGGCAGACATGGATGTGTTAGGTTATATACTTCAGTCGGTAAAGAATAAATGCCTTAATTATCTGAAGCATGTGCAGGTAGAATGGGAGTATAGTAAAAATTATGCTAATCTGTACGACTGGGAGATCGATATGCGTATCCAAACGTTGGAGAGTGAAAGCTATGCAACTATTTTCACAAAAGATATTCTCAAAATAGTAGAAGACTCCCTGGCTGAGTTACCCGAACAAACCAGGGAGATCTTCTTGTTAAACAGGCTGAAAAATAAATCCAGGAAAGAAATTGCCCAACTGTTGGGTGTCTCCCAGCAGAAGATCGATTACCATATAAATAAGGCGAATGACCATCTTAAACATCGCCTGAAAGACTACGTCCCCTTTCTCCTTTTATTCTTTAATTGA